One genomic window of Salmo salar chromosome ssa12, Ssal_v3.1, whole genome shotgun sequence includes the following:
- the LOC106564628 gene encoding RING finger protein 122, with amino-acid sequence MSLALTQVSPSPDRAWIYCCSPGSQISCNHSNGVTDACGLGLQHFEKYCGLSKMDTTYHLPLNVYVIVLGIGLFVFMLSLIFCCYLFRLKQQGTREQFSYNEVVLKGAGKKLSLLGQTCAVCLEEFRTRDELAVCPCSHAFHKKCLLKWLEIRSVCPMCNKPILRLHPDPTQGTEGPQDPEEV; translated from the exons ATGAG TTTGGCCCTCACACAGGTCTCGCCTTCTCCTGACAGGGCCTGGATTTACTGCTGCAGTCCTGGGAGTCAGATTTCATGCAACCATTCCAATGGTGTAACG GATGCCTGTGGTTTAGGTCTCCAGCACTTTGAGAAGTACTGTGGACTTAGCAAGATGGATACCACTTACCACCTGCCGCTCAATGTCTACGTGATAGTGCTGGGCATCGGCCTGTTCGTCTTCATGCTCAGCCTCATCTTCTGCTGCTACCTCTTCAG GTTGAAACAGCAAGGGACGAGGGAGCAGTTCAGCTACAATGAG GTGGTTCTTAAAGGGGCAGGCAAGAAGCTGAGCCTTCTAGGA CAAACGTGTGCCGTATGTTTGGAAGAGTTTCGGACCAGAGATGAGCTAGCTGTGTGTCCGTGTTCGCACGCATTTCACAAGAA GTGCCTGCTGAAGTGGCTGGAGATCCGCAGCGTGTGCCCCATGTGTAACAAGCCCATCCTCAGGCTCCACCCAGACCCCACACAGGGAACTGAGGGGCCCCAGGACCCAGAGGAGGTGTGA